One stretch of Deltaproteobacteria bacterium DNA includes these proteins:
- a CDS encoding response regulator, with translation MTPSDAQPTILVVDDEPGIRDSYRNYLEDHDFTVLEAENGDRALDILESRPVDLIVLDLRMPGRDGLEILENIRTRNPDIPVIIVSGTGDMHDVIRAMALGAWDYHVKPLADLDLLLHSIDRGLERLKMVREREAYREKLETAVVLRTKELAGARDRAEAANRAKDRFLANVSHELRTPLNGIMGLLQLMHETNADKTQRRYIEEALYSSRNLLTILNDILDLSSIDSGRASVNEENFDLTEILRTVDGNFRYQAQSRGVGLTYDIHPDLPQQVIGDRVRVRQILFNLVGNAVKYTEKGIVHISAAPLSPKGHDSHGRLVIRILFTVSDTGVGIPEEIQDHVFDAFVAENERSERIRGAGMGLNIVSSLVRLMNGSIAFESEPNRGSTFYLQIPFVPAVTESLNIHSKAKPLPRGAKVLLAEDDRVNQLFTKKLLELFGLHVLLAQSGREALDILEREDVDCVLMDIQMPDIDGLEATKIIRSWNSASPLSRKARAAKLPIVAITAHALRGDREAFLEAGLDRYLSKPLDKDALQRTLVELLGPSTEAGHKGEKYA, from the coding sequence ATGACCCCATCGGACGCCCAGCCCACCATCCTCGTCGTCGACGACGAACCCGGCATCCGGGACAGCTACCGGAACTATCTCGAGGACCACGATTTCACGGTCCTCGAGGCAGAGAACGGAGACCGTGCTCTGGACATCCTGGAATCCCGCCCCGTTGATCTGATCGTGCTCGATCTTCGCATGCCCGGACGAGACGGCCTTGAAATTCTCGAGAACATCCGGACGAGAAATCCCGACATCCCGGTCATCATCGTCTCCGGCACCGGGGACATGCACGACGTCATCCGGGCCATGGCCCTGGGCGCCTGGGACTATCACGTCAAACCCCTGGCCGATCTCGACCTCTTGCTCCACTCCATCGACCGGGGTTTGGAGCGGCTCAAGATGGTCCGGGAACGGGAGGCGTACAGGGAGAAGCTCGAAACCGCCGTCGTCCTGCGGACCAAGGAACTGGCCGGCGCCAGGGACCGGGCCGAGGCCGCCAACCGGGCCAAGGACCGCTTTCTGGCCAATGTTAGCCACGAACTGCGCACCCCCTTGAACGGGATCATGGGTCTACTTCAACTCATGCACGAGACCAATGCCGACAAGACCCAGCGCCGCTACATCGAAGAGGCCCTCTATTCGTCCAGAAATCTGCTGACCATCCTGAACGACATCCTGGACCTGTCCAGCATCGACTCCGGACGGGCCTCGGTAAACGAGGAAAACTTCGATCTGACCGAGATCCTGCGGACCGTTGACGGCAATTTCCGGTATCAAGCCCAGTCACGGGGCGTGGGTCTGACCTACGACATCCACCCCGACCTGCCCCAGCAGGTCATCGGAGATCGGGTCCGGGTTCGCCAGATTCTCTTCAATCTGGTCGGCAACGCCGTCAAATATACCGAAAAGGGCATTGTCCACATCTCGGCCGCTCCCCTGTCTCCAAAGGGTCATGACAGCCACGGCCGGCTCGTAATCCGCATCCTGTTCACGGTCTCAGACACGGGCGTCGGTATCCCCGAGGAAATCCAGGATCACGTCTTCGACGCCTTCGTGGCCGAAAACGAACGGAGTGAGCGGATACGGGGGGCAGGCATGGGCCTGAACATCGTCAGCAGCCTGGTCCGCCTGATGAACGGAAGCATAGCCTTTGAGAGCGAACCAAACCGCGGCTCTACCTTCTACCTTCAGATTCCCTTTGTCCCGGCCGTCACTGAATCGCTGAACATCCATTCCAAAGCCAAGCCCCTGCCCCGGGGGGCCAAGGTTCTCCTGGCCGAGGACGACCGGGTCAACCAGCTGTTCACCAAAAAGCTACTCGAACTCTTCGGCCTTCACGTCCTTCTGGCCCAGTCCGGACGGGAAGCCCTCGATATCCTGGAACGCGAGGACGTGGACTGTGTGCTCATGGATATCCAGATGCCCGACATCGACGGTCTGGAGGCCACTAAAATCATCCGCTCCTGGAATTCGGCCTCCCCATTGAGCCGCAAGGCCCGGGCGGCCAAGCTGCCCATCGTGGCCATCACCGCCCACGCCCTGCGCGGCGACCGAGAGGCCTTCCTTGAAGCCGGCCTGGACCGGTACCTGAGCAAACCCCTGGACAAGGACGCTCTGCAGCGAACCCTGGTCGAGCTTTTGGGGCCCTCCACCGAGGCCGGACACAAAGGGGAAAAATACGCGTGA
- a CDS encoding response regulator has translation MRVKRILIVDDEPGIRESLAEFLEDHDIPSTLAESAEQGLEILAGQPHDLAIVDMRLPGMDGSAMIDHACRLYPGMSFIIHTGSMDYDLPPELLECGLTEADIFRKPILDLSIFLAAVRKRLD, from the coding sequence ATACGCGTGAAGCGGATACTCATCGTGGATGACGAACCGGGGATCCGGGAAAGCCTGGCCGAATTCCTCGAGGATCACGACATTCCCTCGACCCTTGCCGAAAGCGCCGAACAGGGCCTGGAAATCCTGGCCGGGCAGCCACACGACCTGGCCATAGTCGACATGCGCCTTCCTGGAATGGACGGCAGCGCCATGATCGACCATGCCTGCCGCCTGTACCCAGGGATGTCCTTCATCATCCACACCGGGTCCATGGACTACGACCTGCCTCCGGAACTGCTCGAATGCGGCCTGACCGAGGCCGACATTTTCCGCAAGCCCATCCTGGATCTGTCGATCTTCCTGGCCGCCGTCAGAAAACGCCTGGATTGA
- a CDS encoding MFS transporter has protein sequence MRTVLRPLILGLSVLILTQTLSAALGVSSLQSAYLEGLLANLRVLGGAARQQLETGVQYGKPLGAFAGGQEILADLHALAPSLDSIQVFDTTGKILFSLVQTGPTGHDAVGEIVPGDLLSFALSDTSKDEPFILGKHRHIVFPIVKSGTLQGFLTLQVTEETIRSRLEGFVRWNLTALSWTVLVVGLALWGWLGWVSAANTDPTRLRRWSTIVLFLFIGGSQVVFAFMNVKRFQETYRQGLVGQAESLARYLQGDIEFLLSKGLSIQRLVGMDSLLEQVVSISPSVSRIAMYDDDGQTVAEARQGEGAYDGQTITVPLFAYGKTKHRHKAVEGYVAVTTNESMVEGRVRGVLFDSATVAFICFVFLAEILALTMAWIRPGPVRAEDEGVGRFVRSAGFLFFLGYDMSVSFLPLYMNIIYEPLFGLSRDVVLGLPISAEMFMAFFGILCSGPLSDRKGWRTSFIAGTVAAVAGAALSGLTSEPVPFILARGLAGFGFGMLIISLQTAVLSDRSGRGRAKGIANAFAGIFAGSICGNAVGAMLAERLGFGPVFVAGAGVMLLALAYGILFVRSPRAVAIKAQAGGQVRRTLRFLLERRVMFLWMCIGVPGSIVLVGLLYYFAPIHLKELGVTQANIGRILMVYGLCIIYLAPPINQWVDRAERKAPFVALAGILGSLSLLVFTFWGGVWAVLTAVVLIGLSNCLGAASTVMFALEHDSARSLGEDTAVSAYRSMERIGQVMGPVIFALLVGTGLELGTGLQTLGIVYAVTTLVFVLGTLARPRKVSARVVQEDVLPAGPVQKIRTMEPEDSSDFVDGVRVCYGETYPDQRMYNPDIVAAMLKNGDMVSCVAVWNGLFSGHLGLLDLKETSLGYLYCGLVVVRTRGQNTLAAMIESLGDRACQNGRPGIFFEVVCSHPMAQKSSIRAGAVPVGYLPGHLPGTIEYKGILPPEPRRRNACLYYMTCACRRSGRSLMPEAFFPVAATIFQSLGLERSLVTADRESVPESGTKTRLQERCSPEWQTMEWYVQSVGDDFSGCVRHVLASTSGKDYPCRYLYLSTSDPAVACAGKILVDEGFIPGGVVPCMFEDGDGLLYQYLEAMELADDQLVSDQAKMLKDWVMGFRAKGR, from the coding sequence GTGCGGACCGTTCTCAGACCTTTGATCCTAGGCCTGAGCGTCCTGATCCTGACCCAGACCCTGAGCGCGGCCCTGGGCGTATCCTCCCTGCAAAGCGCCTATCTGGAGGGCTTGCTGGCGAATCTACGGGTCCTGGGCGGGGCGGCCCGGCAGCAACTCGAGACCGGGGTCCAGTACGGAAAGCCTCTGGGAGCCTTCGCCGGGGGCCAGGAAATCCTGGCCGATCTCCATGCGCTCGCTCCGAGCCTCGATTCCATCCAGGTTTTCGATACCACGGGAAAGATTCTCTTCAGTCTGGTCCAGACCGGCCCGACCGGCCATGACGCCGTGGGCGAAATCGTTCCAGGGGATCTTCTGTCCTTCGCCCTGTCGGACACATCGAAGGACGAGCCCTTCATTTTGGGCAAACATCGCCATATTGTTTTCCCGATTGTCAAGAGCGGCACCCTCCAAGGCTTCCTGACCCTGCAGGTGACCGAGGAGACCATCAGGTCCAGACTGGAGGGTTTTGTTCGGTGGAATCTGACGGCCCTGTCCTGGACCGTCTTAGTCGTGGGCCTGGCCCTGTGGGGGTGGCTGGGCTGGGTCTCGGCGGCCAACACCGACCCGACCCGGCTCCGGCGGTGGTCGACCATCGTCCTCTTCCTGTTCATCGGCGGATCCCAGGTGGTCTTCGCCTTCATGAACGTCAAGCGGTTTCAGGAAACCTATCGGCAGGGCCTGGTCGGCCAGGCCGAATCCCTGGCCAGGTATCTCCAGGGAGACATCGAGTTTCTTCTGAGCAAGGGCCTCAGTATTCAGAGACTGGTGGGCATGGACAGCCTGCTGGAGCAGGTGGTGTCCATCTCTCCATCGGTGTCCCGAATCGCCATGTATGACGACGATGGACAAACCGTGGCCGAGGCCAGACAGGGGGAGGGCGCGTACGACGGGCAGACCATCACAGTGCCCCTGTTCGCCTACGGCAAGACCAAGCACCGGCATAAGGCCGTGGAAGGCTATGTGGCCGTGACCACCAACGAGTCCATGGTGGAGGGTCGGGTCAGGGGGGTTCTCTTCGATTCAGCCACGGTGGCCTTCATCTGTTTCGTCTTTCTGGCCGAGATTCTGGCCCTGACCATGGCCTGGATTCGTCCAGGACCGGTCCGGGCCGAGGACGAGGGCGTGGGAAGATTCGTCCGTTCGGCCGGGTTCCTGTTCTTTCTCGGCTACGACATGAGTGTGTCCTTTTTGCCCCTGTACATGAACATCATCTATGAGCCCCTGTTCGGGCTGTCTCGGGACGTGGTCCTGGGGCTACCCATCTCGGCCGAGATGTTCATGGCCTTTTTCGGCATCCTCTGCTCGGGGCCGTTGAGCGACCGCAAGGGATGGCGGACCTCATTCATTGCCGGGACCGTGGCCGCGGTGGCCGGGGCGGCCCTGTCCGGGCTGACCTCTGAGCCCGTTCCCTTCATCCTGGCAAGGGGTCTGGCTGGTTTCGGCTTCGGGATGCTGATCATCTCCCTGCAGACAGCCGTGCTTTCGGACCGGTCCGGGCGGGGCCGGGCCAAGGGCATCGCCAACGCCTTCGCGGGGATTTTTGCAGGAAGCATTTGCGGCAATGCCGTGGGGGCCATGCTGGCCGAGCGCCTGGGCTTCGGGCCGGTGTTCGTGGCCGGGGCCGGGGTCATGCTCCTGGCCCTGGCCTACGGCATCCTGTTCGTCCGTTCGCCCCGCGCAGTCGCGATCAAGGCCCAGGCCGGCGGACAGGTCCGGAGGACTCTTCGGTTCCTTTTGGAAAGGAGGGTCATGTTCCTGTGGATGTGCATCGGCGTGCCCGGTTCCATCGTCCTGGTGGGGCTCCTCTACTATTTCGCTCCCATCCACCTCAAAGAACTGGGCGTGACCCAGGCCAACATCGGCCGAATTTTGATGGTCTACGGCTTGTGCATCATCTATTTGGCTCCGCCTATCAACCAATGGGTGGACCGGGCCGAGCGCAAGGCTCCGTTCGTGGCCCTGGCCGGGATTCTCGGAAGTCTGTCCCTGCTGGTGTTTACATTCTGGGGTGGGGTCTGGGCGGTGCTGACGGCAGTGGTGCTCATCGGTCTATCCAACTGCCTTGGGGCGGCCTCCACGGTCATGTTTGCCCTGGAACACGATTCGGCCCGGTCCCTGGGAGAGGACACGGCCGTAAGCGCCTATCGGTCCATGGAGCGCATCGGTCAGGTCATGGGTCCGGTGATCTTTGCCCTGCTGGTGGGAACGGGCCTGGAACTGGGGACGGGTTTGCAGACCTTGGGCATTGTCTACGCGGTGACGACCCTGGTTTTCGTCCTCGGCACCCTGGCCAGACCCCGTAAGGTCTCGGCCAGGGTCGTTCAGGAAGACGTCTTGCCCGCCGGTCCGGTGCAGAAAATCCGAACGATGGAGCCTGAAGACTCCTCCGACTTCGTGGACGGGGTCAGGGTCTGCTACGGAGAGACCTATCCCGACCAAAGAATGTATAACCCGGATATCGTGGCGGCCATGCTCAAAAACGGGGACATGGTTTCTTGCGTGGCCGTCTGGAATGGATTGTTCTCAGGCCACCTGGGGCTTCTCGATCTGAAGGAGACCTCCCTCGGGTATCTCTATTGCGGTCTGGTGGTGGTCCGAACCCGGGGGCAAAACACCCTGGCGGCCATGATTGAGTCTCTGGGGGACAGGGCCTGCCAGAACGGCCGGCCAGGGATTTTTTTCGAGGTCGTCTGCTCTCATCCCATGGCTCAGAAGTCGTCCATCAGGGCCGGGGCGGTGCCGGTGGGCTATCTACCCGGCCATTTGCCGGGAACCATCGAATACAAGGGCATCTTGCCTCCGGAGCCACGGCGCCGGAATGCCTGCCTGTACTATATGACCTGCGCCTGTCGGCGGAGTGGTCGATCCCTGATGCCCGAAGCCTTCTTCCCAGTGGCGGCCACGATCTTCCAGAGCCTCGGCCTTGAACGAAGCCTGGTGACGGCGGATCGCGAATCCGTTCCGGAATCGGGCACGAAAACCCGCCTTCAGGAGCGGTGTTCGCCGGAATGGCAGACCATGGAGTGGTATGTCCAGTCCGTGGGGGATGATTTCTCTGGCTGTGTTCGGCATGTGCTGGCCTCGACTTCGGGGAAGGACTATCCCTGTCGATACCTGTATCTTTCGACCAGCGACCCGGCCGTGGCCTGCGCCGGGAAAATTCTTGTGGACGAGGGCTTCATCCCGGGAGGAGTGGTTCCCTGCATGTTCGAGGACGGGGATGGACTCCTCTATCAATATCTGGAGGCCATGGAACTGGCCGACGACCAACTGGTGTCGGATCAGGCCAAGATGCTCAAGGACTGGGTGATGGGATTTCGGGCCAAAGGCCGGTGA
- a CDS encoding phosphatidylglycerophosphatase A, whose translation MEFACALGPAGYLPKAPGTWGSLLATALAPLLFLPLGPAARVTVLVSVFVIGGLMATRVERNLGRKDPGQVVIDELLGQWMALMPLGAPSAAMDWALVCLGFGLFRFFDILKPWPVRSSETWLPGGFGIMIDDLLAGCWAAAILWVLVFLRI comes from the coding sequence ATGGAATTCGCCTGCGCCCTGGGTCCGGCCGGATATCTGCCCAAGGCTCCGGGGACCTGGGGCTCCCTGTTGGCCACGGCCCTGGCCCCGCTGCTCTTTCTTCCCCTGGGTCCGGCGGCCCGGGTGACGGTCCTGGTCTCGGTGTTCGTGATCGGTGGGCTGATGGCCACCCGGGTGGAGCGTAATCTGGGACGGAAAGACCCCGGACAGGTTGTCATCGACGAATTGCTCGGGCAGTGGATGGCCCTCATGCCCCTTGGCGCGCCTTCAGCAGCCATGGATTGGGCCTTGGTCTGTCTGGGTTTCGGGTTGTTCCGGTTTTTTGACATCCTCAAACCATGGCCGGTGCGCAGCTCCGAGACGTGGTTGCCCGGAGGGTTCGGAATCATGATCGACGATCTTTTGGCCGGGTGCTGGGCGGCGGCCATACTCTGGGTACTGGTTTTTTTGCGGATCTGA
- the maf gene encoding septum formation protein Maf — MPLETVPHGPFRIRQPLALASASPRRQALLASLGIHFLVVPSWVPEPPRLAEEVPVDYALRLARLKAGDMAARFQDHLVLGADTMVVADDIVLGKPGSPAAALEALRLLRGREHEVITGVWLMRAADQVDEGFHAVSTVRMASFTDDVLAAYVRSGEPMDKAGSYAIQGGGGFLVRSVTGSVSNVVGLPLQETAAALLRLGVVAPAEGGEGA, encoded by the coding sequence ATGCCTCTGGAGACAGTTCCTCACGGCCCCTTCAGAATCAGACAGCCTCTGGCTCTGGCCTCGGCCTCGCCCCGGAGGCAGGCTTTGCTGGCCTCCCTGGGGATCCATTTTCTGGTCGTTCCCAGCTGGGTGCCGGAACCGCCCAGACTGGCCGAGGAAGTCCCGGTGGACTACGCCCTTCGTCTGGCCAGACTCAAGGCCGGGGACATGGCGGCCCGGTTTCAGGATCATCTCGTTCTCGGGGCGGACACCATGGTCGTGGCCGACGACATAGTCCTGGGCAAGCCCGGGTCACCGGCCGCGGCCCTGGAGGCCCTGCGCCTTCTGCGGGGACGGGAGCATGAAGTGATCACCGGAGTCTGGCTCATGCGGGCCGCCGATCAGGTGGACGAAGGATTTCATGCCGTGTCCACCGTGCGGATGGCATCTTTCACGGACGATGTTTTGGCGGCCTATGTCCGTTCCGGTGAGCCCATGGACAAGGCCGGAAGCTACGCCATTCAGGGTGGAGGCGGATTTCTGGTGCGTTCGGTGACCGGATCGGTCTCCAACGTCGTGGGCCTGCCCCTGCAGGAAACGGCCGCGGCTCTGCTCAGACTTGGGGTCGTGGCCCCGGCCGAGGGCGGGGAGGGGGCGTGA
- a CDS encoding alpha/beta hydrolase → MILLKFLVVLYVVMAVAAFFFSERLIFVPPRPSYGNDPDLLMIPGPRDGPIVALYLVNPGSRHTILYSHGNAEDLGHIRPVLELLHGLGFSVLAYDYPGYGLSPGRPSEAGAYAAIDAAYDYLTRKKMLDPAGIILYGRSVGSGPATDLASRRRVGGLIVEGGFTTAFRVVTRIPIFPFDRFRNIAKVEKIEAPILVIHGDRDEVVPFTHGRQIMAKAREPKFFFQAKAARHNDLISVSGPAYERAVLDFAAHIGQDTDKNAS, encoded by the coding sequence ATGATCCTTCTCAAATTCCTTGTCGTCCTCTATGTCGTGATGGCCGTCGCGGCCTTTTTCTTCAGCGAAAGGCTCATCTTCGTCCCCCCAAGGCCCAGCTACGGCAACGACCCGGACCTGCTCATGATTCCCGGCCCCCGAGACGGACCCATCGTCGCCCTGTACCTGGTTAATCCCGGGTCCCGGCATACCATCCTCTACAGCCACGGCAACGCCGAGGATCTCGGCCACATCCGACCCGTCCTCGAACTCCTCCACGGTCTGGGGTTCTCGGTTCTGGCCTACGACTATCCAGGATACGGCCTGAGTCCGGGTCGACCCTCCGAGGCCGGAGCCTATGCCGCTATCGATGCCGCCTACGACTATCTGACGAGGAAAAAAATGCTGGATCCGGCCGGGATCATTCTCTACGGCCGCTCCGTGGGTAGCGGACCGGCCACGGATCTGGCCTCGCGGCGCAGAGTTGGCGGGCTAATCGTTGAAGGAGGCTTTACCACCGCCTTCAGGGTGGTGACCAGAATCCCGATCTTTCCGTTCGACCGGTTCAGGAACATCGCCAAGGTGGAAAAAATTGAGGCCCCGATTCTCGTCATCCATGGCGACCGCGACGAGGTGGTTCCATTTACACATGGCCGGCAGATCATGGCCAAGGCCAGGGAACCGAAATTCTTCTTTCAGGCCAAAGCCGCCAGGCACAACGACCTGATCTCGGTTTCCGGCCCGGCCTACGAACGGGCCGTGCTGGATTTTGCGGCCCACATCGGCCAGGACACGGACAAGAATGCGTCTTGA
- a CDS encoding MBL fold metallo-hydrolase, with product MYFKQIAVEGLGCFSYCIGCPRARAMAVVDPKRDIQDYLDISRNEGMRITHIIETHVHADHVSGAQELKAATGADIHIQKDSPVSYPRRPLDEGDVIVIGPAQMEVVHTPGHTPHAISLLVTDTARSPEPEMILTGDVLFVGDIGRPDLAGQEILDEQISNLYTSLYVKLAKYPDHVEVFPAHGEGSLCGRGMSPKRNSTLGYERRANPMLRFASFEDFAREIGSTFPTRPKSFTHIIETNMKGAPLLDTCPMDKAMTPGQFEGEMKRGALVIDVRDSAGFGGFHIPGSVNIGFEKQLANWVGMVVDPDSDLLLVVPGRNEYERMVTELHRIGYDRIFGYLSGGIMSWLLSGRPVAQLPQISPHQLRERQNKTDFTLLDVRTPAERAAGKLERSEHLPLTDILAGKFPSGDPDREIVVYCGSGFRSNIAASFLRQHGHARVSSMAGGIFAWTAAGFPVIA from the coding sequence ATGTACTTCAAGCAAATCGCCGTGGAAGGACTCGGCTGCTTCTCCTATTGCATCGGCTGCCCTCGAGCCCGGGCCATGGCCGTCGTCGACCCCAAGCGGGACATCCAGGACTATCTGGACATCTCCCGCAACGAGGGCATGCGCATCACCCACATCATCGAAACCCACGTCCACGCCGACCACGTCAGCGGGGCCCAGGAACTCAAAGCCGCCACCGGGGCCGACATCCACATCCAAAAAGATTCCCCGGTTTCCTATCCCCGCAGGCCCCTAGACGAAGGCGACGTCATCGTCATCGGCCCGGCTCAGATGGAGGTCGTCCACACCCCGGGCCACACCCCTCACGCCATTTCCCTTCTGGTCACGGACACGGCCCGGTCCCCCGAGCCCGAGATGATCCTGACCGGGGACGTTCTCTTTGTCGGGGACATCGGACGGCCCGACCTGGCCGGACAGGAAATCCTCGACGAGCAGATCAGCAACCTCTACACCTCCCTCTACGTCAAGCTGGCCAAATATCCCGACCATGTCGAGGTCTTCCCGGCCCACGGCGAGGGTTCCCTGTGCGGCCGGGGCATGAGCCCCAAGCGCAACTCCACCCTGGGCTACGAGCGCCGGGCCAACCCCATGCTCCGCTTCGCCTCCTTCGAGGACTTCGCCCGGGAGATCGGCTCGACCTTCCCCACCCGGCCCAAGAGCTTCACCCACATCATCGAAACCAACATGAAGGGGGCCCCCCTCCTGGACACCTGCCCCATGGACAAGGCCATGACCCCGGGCCAGTTCGAGGGCGAAATGAAGCGGGGGGCTTTGGTCATCGATGTCCGGGACTCGGCCGGGTTCGGCGGGTTCCACATCCCCGGAAGCGTCAACATCGGCTTCGAGAAACAACTGGCCAACTGGGTAGGCATGGTCGTCGATCCCGACTCAGACCTCCTTCTCGTGGTCCCCGGCCGGAACGAGTACGAGCGCATGGTCACCGAACTCCACCGCATCGGCTACGACCGCATCTTCGGCTACCTCTCGGGCGGCATCATGTCCTGGCTCCTGAGCGGGCGGCCCGTGGCCCAGCTGCCCCAGATCTCGCCCCATCAGCTCCGGGAGCGGCAGAACAAAACCGATTTCACCCTCCTCGACGTCCGCACCCCGGCCGAACGGGCCGCAGGCAAGCTGGAAAGGTCCGAGCATCTCCCCTTGACGGACATCCTGGCCGGAAAATTTCCCTCGGGCGACCCGGACCGGGAAATCGTGGTCTATTGCGGCAGCGGATTCCGCTCCAACATCGCCGCCAGCTTCCTCCGCCAGCACGGCCACGCCAGGGTCAGCTCCATGGCCGGAGGCATCTTCGCCTGGACCGCGGCCGGGTTTCCCGTGATTGCCTGA
- a CDS encoding universal stress protein, with protein MEIKTILWPTDTSEEASQALPYAQSLAEKYQAEIIVLNVQDEVTRYEQLAEAINPDILEHVRKQFMNKSQKALNTICDQLGGACPRHKQVVINGDAAEEILKFVDKNNIDLVVMATHGYGGVKRFAFGSVVEKVTRRCPVPVLTVRCK; from the coding sequence ATGGAAATTAAAACCATTCTTTGGCCCACCGACACTTCCGAAGAAGCTTCTCAAGCCTTGCCTTATGCCCAGTCGCTGGCGGAAAAATATCAAGCCGAAATCATAGTTCTCAATGTTCAGGACGAGGTGACCCGCTATGAACAGTTGGCCGAGGCCATAAATCCGGACATTCTTGAGCATGTGCGCAAGCAATTCATGAATAAAAGCCAAAAGGCCTTGAACACGATCTGTGATCAGCTTGGGGGTGCGTGTCCAAGACATAAGCAGGTGGTGATCAACGGCGACGCAGCAGAGGAAATTTTGAAATTCGTCGACAAAAACAATATCGATCTTGTCGTCATGGCCACTCATGGATACGGTGGGGTCAAGCGTTTCGCCTTTGGAAGCGTGGTGGAAAAAGTTACCCGGCGATGCCCGGTTCCTGTGCTCACTGTCCGATGCAAATAA